From the genome of Synechococcales cyanobacterium T60_A2020_003:
GTCTTGGGAACTGGACTATGTAAATATCCTGGCGATGCTAGAGAATTTGGGAATTCCGCTGCGGGCGAGCGATCGCACCGATGCTCACCCGATTGTGTTTGGCGGTGGCCCGGTGCTCACCGCGAATCCAGAACCGTTTGCTGACTTTTTTGATGTCATCTTACTGGGCGATGGTGAAAATCTGCTAGGTGAATTCATCGATGCGTTTCAGTCGGTTCGCAAGGATGATCGCCTAACCCAATATCGTCATCTCGCTCAAGTTCCGGGTGTCTACGTCCCCAGTTTGTACCATGTCACCTACAACGGAATGGACGGAGCCATTCAGCAGATTGAACCCATCAGTCCAGATATTCCCGCTCAAATCCAAAAGCAAACCTATCGCGGCAACGTCCTTTCAACCTCCACCGTTGTCACCGAACGGGCGGCCTGGGAAAACATTTACATGGTGGAGGTAGTGCGGAGTTGTCCAGAAATGTGCCGCTTTTGCCTGGCCAGTTACCTCACCCTGCCTTTTCGAACGGCGGATTTAGACGGTTCCTTAATTCCGGCGATCGCCAAGGGCTTGCAGGTCACGAACCGTTTGGGGTTACTGGGGGCCTCGGTGACGCAGCACCCGGAATTCGACGAGCTTCTGGACTATCTCAATCGGCCTGATTACGACGACGTGCGCCTCAGCATTGCCTCGGTACGCACCAACACGGTCACCCCCAAACTCACCGAAACGCTGGTAAAGCACGACACCCGTTCGATTACGATTGCGGTGGAAAGTGGGAGCGATCGCCTCCGACAGGTCATCAACAAAAAGCTGACCAATGACGAAATCGTGCAGGCTGCCGTTAATGCTAAGGCAGGGGGATTGAGTGCACTCAAACTCTACGGGATGGTGGGCATTCCGGGAGAGGAACCGGAGGATTTAGAGGCAACGGTGGCAATGATGCGATCGCTCAAAAAAGCGGCACCGGGACTCCGCCTCACCCTGGGATGTAGCACTTTTGTACCGAAGGCGCACACCCCATTTCAATGGTTTGGTGTGAATCCCCAGGCTGAGAAACAACTAAAGCTCTTACAAAAACAATTGCGACCCCACGGTATTGATTTCCGTCCTGAAAGCTACAACTGGTCGGTGATTCAAGCGCTCATTTCCAGGGGCGATCGCCGCCTCTCTCATCTTCTGGAATTGGTGCGCCATTATGGGGATTCCCTCGGCAGCTATCGCCGTGCGTTTAAAGAATTACGGGGAACGTTGCCCGATCTGGAGTTTTACGTTCATACCTCATGGTCTGTTGATCACCCCCTCCCGTGGGATCACCTCCAGGGGCCTTTGCCGAAATCAACGCTGATCAAGCATCGTTCTAGCGCAATGGACGTATCGCCAGAATCATTTTCCTATGCGTCATAGATAAGGTTATTAATCGCTCCCCCGTTAATCCCCCGATTTTGAGTAAAACTTGAACCTCGGATCGTTAGTGTGCCGCCGCTTTTGGTGGCGATCGCCCCTCCACTATGTTC
Proteins encoded in this window:
- a CDS encoding radical SAM protein: MTAVFPDERLLFTPSPSGDDAIAAIFAFPNEYSVGITSLGYQVVWATLAARSDVAVARLFTDGQEPLPSQPELLGFSVSWELDYVNILAMLENLGIPLRASDRTDAHPIVFGGGPVLTANPEPFADFFDVILLGDGENLLGEFIDAFQSVRKDDRLTQYRHLAQVPGVYVPSLYHVTYNGMDGAIQQIEPISPDIPAQIQKQTYRGNVLSTSTVVTERAAWENIYMVEVVRSCPEMCRFCLASYLTLPFRTADLDGSLIPAIAKGLQVTNRLGLLGASVTQHPEFDELLDYLNRPDYDDVRLSIASVRTNTVTPKLTETLVKHDTRSITIAVESGSDRLRQVINKKLTNDEIVQAAVNAKAGGLSALKLYGMVGIPGEEPEDLEATVAMMRSLKKAAPGLRLTLGCSTFVPKAHTPFQWFGVNPQAEKQLKLLQKQLRPHGIDFRPESYNWSVIQALISRGDRRLSHLLELVRHYGDSLGSYRRAFKELRGTLPDLEFYVHTSWSVDHPLPWDHLQGPLPKSTLIKHRSSAMDVSPESFSYAS